The Sesamum indicum cultivar Zhongzhi No. 13 linkage group LG6, S_indicum_v1.0, whole genome shotgun sequence genome has a segment encoding these proteins:
- the LOC105165730 gene encoding protein trichome birefringence-like 4 produces the protein MEDSSSPTLPTKRAFPPLQMHRYSSNIMMELKNTLFSPTSLIRIPTFRTKRSMVLLYSFGFIFVLSTMVFVLIGHSHTSYSSDWLKNILNRSDLPSYFPRYLFPDNSSRIYDASTRHAETNDSGRVSAGGSALAPSGSYSVYLNATSSSGNGTLAGNVENNPTVVPSPGINSVSVKNETSDHGMTGNGNQNAGSKNTTLSRGDRNRGGGKPMVKRKGKNWLKMMSKCDIYDGKWVRDDRPPLYERGSCPHIDEPFNCYVNGRPDYGYENYRWQPHHCKLPRLDGGKMLNFFRGKRIVYVGDSLNRNMWESMVCLLRNAVKDKNRVFEVSGRNDFKKEGAYSFLFLDYNFSVEYIRSAFLVQEWEVQTANGSTKETLRLDLVEKSYETFKDADVLNFNTGNWWTHEKTSEGKGYYQEGDHIHEQLDVVEAFDKAMTTWARWLEANINPMKTHVFFRGYSFSHFSKGEWNTGGRCDSKEPIQDPKDLLNINELSPPIPQMLDKTMERVKIPVFYQNVTKMTNYRQDAHPSLYRQPNMTDEEIRQFTTQQDCSHWCLPGVPDTWNELMFAQLLLNHKQRQKRHKRSTKRGHL, from the exons ATGGAGGATTCATCATCACCTACACTACCAACCAAAAGGGCCTTTCCTCCTTTGCAAATGCACCGCTATAGCAGCAACATCATGATGGAGCTCAAAAACACACTCTTTTCGCCTACATCCTTAATCCGGATCCCCACTTTCCGGACTAAGCGATCCATGGTGTTGCTCTATTCTTTCGGGTTCATCTTCGTTCTCTCCACCATGGTTTTTGTGTTAATCGGACACTCTCACACCAGTTATTCATCTGACTGGCTCAAGAACATCCTCAATAGGTCCGACCTGCCCTCGTATTTCCCGCGGTATCTGTTTCCGGACAATTCCTCCAGAATCTATGATGCTTCGACCCGTCACGCTGAAACAAATGATTCCGGTCGCGTTTCTGCTGGCGGGTCTGCGTTGGCGCCGTCTGGCAGCTATTCGGTGTATTTGAATGCCACATCAAGTTCAGGAAACGGGACGTTGGCTGGAAATGTGGAAAATAATCCGACGGTGGTGCCCAGTCCGGGGATTAATTCTGTTTCTGTCAAGAATGAGACGAGTGATCATGGGATGACAGGTAATGGAAACCAGAATGCTGGGTCGAAGAATACGACTTTGTCTAGAGGGGACAGGAATAGAGGTGGTGGGAAACCAATGGTGAAACGTAAGGGAAAAAACTGGCTGAAAATGATGAGCAAGTGCGACATTTATGATGGAAAATGGGTGAGGGATGACAGGCCTCCTTTATACGAACGTGGTTCGTGTCCTCACATCGACGAACCCTTCAATTGCTATGTGAATGGAAGGCCTGATTATGGCTATGAGAACTACAGATGGCAGCCACACCATTGCAAACTACCAAG attggatggaggaaaaaTGCTGAATTTTTTCAGAGGGAAACGGATAGTTTACGTAGGCGATTCTTTGAACAGGAACATGTGGGAATCGATGGTTTGTCTGCTGAGGAATGCTGTAAAGGATAAGAACAGAGTTTTCGAGGTTTCTGGTAGAAATGATTTCAAGAAAGAAGGGGCATACTCCTTTCTGTTCCTG GATTATAACTTTTCTGTGGAATACATTCGGTCTGCTTTTCTGGTTCAAGAATGGGAAGTGCAGACAGCCAATGGTTCCACGAAAGAAACACTCAGACTCGACCTCGTTGAGAAGTCATACGAGACATTCAAGGATGCTGATGTACTTAACTTCAACACAGGAAACTGGTGGACTCATGAGAAAACATCCGAAGG GAAAGGGTACTACCAAGAAGGCGATCACATTCATGAACAACTCGACGTTGTTGAAGCGTTTGATAAAGCAATGACAACGTGGGCAAGATGGCTGGAAGCCAACATAAATCCTATGAAGACACATGTTTTTTTTAGAGGATATTCCTTCTCCCATTTCAG TAAAGGAGAGTGGAATACTGGTGGAAGATGTGATAGCAAAGAGCCAATCCAGGATCCAAAAGATCTGTTGAATATAAATGAGCTGAGTCCTCCAATACCTCAGATGCTGGATAAGACAATGGAGAGGGTGAAAATACCTGTTTTTTATCAGAATGTCACAAAAATGACAAACTACCGACAAGATGCACACCCTTCACTTTACAGGCAGCCAAACATGACCGATGAGGAGATACGCCAATTCACAACGCAGCAAGATTGCAGCCATTGGTGCCTGCCTGGTGTTCCGGATACATGGAACGAGCTCATGTTTGCTCAGCTCTTGTTGAACCATAAACAAAGACAAAAACGGCACAAACGCAGCACCAAAAGGGGGCATCTGTGA
- the LOC105165731 gene encoding non-structural maintenance of chromosomes element 4 homolog A-like → MENKLKREREMETEGPSVVMEEQKDSTWENEPTSKRITIRSSYRQIENRINEGKDEIASGDSDKFMAIMNEFENMHQHVNKPREQVADAEALLGLTSTLVASVKTHTSGNVTPAEFVSCLIREFGQKVIMKQSLENSPDVSWQNIGYLVSSIFMNVPGCMTMVGPMEKKIKQRKLVDCMKSYDWQDFPVQAEGKARAERKARPAEVEKTAEVVTNTNRNLFVMFEVLKKQKQVKVENLMLNRNSFAQTVENLFALSFLVKDGRVRIDVDETGSQVAIPTNGPSAEEIKSGVAKSHQFIFRYDFDDWKLMKTLVPEGEEAMPQRARYTDASFAKEAKGEPGNKHFSQPKPTPGDSRFVQTAPVKKFSRNYGHTVHAEL, encoded by the exons ATGGAGAACAAGTTGAAGAGAGAACGAGAGATGGAGACCGAAGGGCCCTCCGTGGTTATGGAAGAACAGAAGGACTCGACTTGGGAGAATGAACCAACGTCAAAGCGTATAACTATACGTTCAAGTTACCGTCAGattgaaaatagaattaatG AGGGGAAAGATGAAATAGCAAGTGGGGATTCGGACAAGTTCATGGCGATTATGAACGAATTCGAAAACATGCATCAACATG TGAACAAGCCCAGGGAGCAGGTTGCAGATGCAGAGGCTTTGCTGGGGCTAACCAGCACTTTGGTGGCCTCTGTTAAAACACATACTAGTGGAAATGTTACTCCAGCTGAGTTTGTTTCTTGCTTGATCAGAGAATTTGGGCAGAAAGTAATAATGAAACAGTCTTTGGAGAATTCACCCGATGTCTCATGGCAAAATATTGGCTATCTAGTTAGTTCCATTTTCATGAATGTACCAGGGTGCATGACAAT GGTCGGACCTATGGAAAAGAAGATCAAGCAACGAAAGTTAGTCGATTGTATGAAAAGCTATGATTGGCAAGATTTCCCTGTTCAAGCAGAAGGGAAAGCTCGAGCAGAAAGGAAAGCTCGACCAGCAGAG GTTGAGAAAACTGCTGAGGTGGTAACAAACACGAATAGAAACTTGTTTGTGATGTTTGAGGTATTAAAGAAGCAGAAACAAgtcaaagttgaaaatttgatgCTGAACAGAAATTCATTTGCTCAGACAGTCGAGAACCTATTTGCACTGTCTTTCTTGGTTAAAGACGGGAGAGTTCGTATTGATGTAGATGAGACTGGTTCTCAAGTTGCCA TCCCTACCAATGGTCCAAGTGCAGAAGAAATTAAGAGTGGAGTAGCTAAAAGCCACCAATTCATCTTCAGATATGACTTTGATGACTGGAAG CTAATGAAAACTCTGGTGCCAGAAGGAGAGGAAGCAATGCCACAAAGAGCTAGGTATACTGATGCATCTTTTGCCAAAGAGGCAAAAGGAGAACCAGGCAACAAACATTTCAGCCAACCGAAACCAACTCCAGGTGATTCTCGATTTGTACAAACCGCACCAGTTAAGAAATTCTCAAGGAACTATGGCCATACCGTGCATGCAGAACTCTGA
- the LOC105165732 gene encoding peroxidase N — protein MYKSYDLRILSIFVLLCGVARSQLTVDFYSTSCPNLLALVRREVKNAIRNEMRMAASLLRLHFHDCFVNGCDGSVLLDGSDGEKFAAPNLNSARGFEVIDAIKSAVESACPNIVSCADILTIAARDSVLLSGGPSWKVLLGRRDGLVSNQTGANLSLPSPFESLDAIIAKFAAVGLNTTDVVALSGGHTIGLSRCAFFSDRLSNFSGTGAPDSTLDSSLIPDLQAACPANSDGNNTVALDVTSRDLFDNHYFVNLVNGRGILQSDQSLFSSDLALSTTKNIAQLYSNNSAVFFGDFVNSMIKMGSISPLTGSNGEIRKNCRVVNS, from the exons ATGTATAAGTCATACGACTTACGAATTCTGTCAATATTCGTGTTGTTATGTGGAGTGGCGAGGTCTCAACTCACTGTGGATTTTTATTCTACGAGTTGTCCCAATCTGCTGGCTCTTGTCCGAAGAGAGGTAAAGAATGCAATAAGGAATGAAATGAGAATGGCCGCTTCTCTCCTTCGACTTCACTTCCACGATTGCTTCGTTAAT GGTTGTGACGGATCGGTGTTGTTGGATGGGAGCGATGGTGAGAAGTTTGCCGCTCCTAACTTGAACTCGGCAAGAGGATTTGAAGTCATTGATGCGATCAAAAGTGCAGTGGAGAGTGCATGCCCCAACATAGTTTCATGTGCTGATATTCTCACGATAGCTGCTCGAGACTCGGTGCTCCTG AGTGGAGGACCGTCGTGGAAGGTTTTACTCGGAAGAAGAGACGGATTAGTGTCGAATCAAACTGGAGCAAATTTGTCGCTTCCTTCACCCTTTGAATCTCTTGATGCTATCATTGCCAAGTTTGCTGCTGTTGGTTTAAACACCACAGATGTCGTCGCCTTATCAG GTGGCCACACAATTGGACTCTCAAGATGTGCATTCTTTAGCGACAGATTGTCCAATTTTTCGGGCACCGGCGCCCCGGACAGCACTCTGGACAGCAGCCTGATTCCGGACTTGCAGGCGGCCTGCCCGGCCAACAGCGATGGGAACAACACGGTCGCTCTCGACGTAACGTCCAGAGACTTATTTGACAACCATTACTTTGTAAATTTGGTTAATGGGAGGGGCATTCTGCAGTCTGATCAGTCTCTATTTTCCAGTGATTTAGCACTGTCAACTACCAAGAACATTGCACAACTCTACAGCAATAACTCTGCAGTTTTCTTTGGTGACTTTGTGAATTCCATGATCAAGATGGGGAGTATTAGCCCCTTAACCGGATCGAATGGAGAGATTAGAAAGAACTGTAGGGTTGtgaattcttga
- the LOC105165734 gene encoding zinc finger CCCH domain-containing protein 44-like, translated as MEFGGAKKRGRPDGGINGNGGLKKSKQEMESYTTGIGSKLKPCTKFFSTSGCPFGEGCHFLHYVPGGIKAVTQILGSNPALPAAPRNPVAPPPFPDGPAPVVKTRLCNKYKTAEGCKFGDKCHFAHGEWELGKPTVPSHEDPRAMGQMPGRYGGGRMDATPPNLGVAASFGASATAKISIDASLAGAVIGKGGVNSKQICRLTGAKLSIRDHESDPNLRNIELEGSFDQIKQASQMVRELIVNVSAAAGPAMKNPGMSGLAPANNYKTKLCENFTKGSCTFGERCHFAHGAEELRKSGI; from the exons ATGGAGTTTGGAGGCGCGAAAAAAAGGGGTAGACCAGACGGTGGAATCAATGGCAATGGCGGTCTGAAGAAATCCAAGCAAG AAATGGAGTCGTATACTACTGGTATAGGAAGCAAATTGAAGCCATGCACAAAGTTTTTCAG TACTTCTGGGTGTCCGTTTGGGGAGGGATGCCACTTCTTGCATTATGTCCCAGGCGGGATCAAGGCTGTCACTCAGATCCTTGGCAGCAATCCAGCTCTTCCTGCTGCTCCCAGAAACCCTGTAGCTCCTCCTCCATTCCCAGATGGACCTGCCCCAGTTGTGAAAACTCGTTTATGCAACAAATACAAAACAGCTGAAGGATGCAAGTTTGGGGACAAATGTCATTTTGCACATGGTGAGTGGGAGTTGGGCAAGCCAACAGTTCCATCACACGAGGATCCCCGTGCTATGGGACAAATGCCAGGACGATATGGTGGTGGTCGGATGGATGCAACTCCACCAAATCTCGGGGTGGCAGCCAGTTTTGGAGCCTCTGCTACTGCTAAGATCAGTATTGATGCATCTCTTGCAGGTGCGGTTATAGGCAAGGGTGGGGTCAACTCCAAGCAAATCTGCCGATTGACGGGAGCTAAGCTCTCCATAAGGGATCACGAATCCGATCCCAACTTAAGGAACATTGAACTTGAAGGTTCATTTGATCAGATCAAGCAAGCCAGCCAAATGGTTCGAGAACTTATTGTGAATGTCAGTGCTGCTGCAGGGCCGGCCATGAAAAACCCAGGCATGTCTGGCCTGGCCCCTGCTAACAACTACAAAACAAAACTTTGTGAGAACTTTACCAAGGGATCTTGCACTTTTGGAGAAAGGTGCCATTTTGCGCATGGAGCAGAAGAATTGCGCAAGTCGGGAATATGA